In Acaryochloris marina S15, a single genomic region encodes these proteins:
- a CDS encoding pitrilysin family protein: MWFNHNPAKRWQPVQTRGAAHPVNQTCLENGLTVLHQYLPFTPVVTVDIWVNAGVTREPEAVPGLAHVLEHMIFKGTETVSPQEFDRLLECQGGIVNAATGYDYAHFYMVTLADQLEPCFAQLAELLIHAAVPEAEFKQEQEIIRTEIDQAYDNPDWVVYQSVRQLVFPNHPYGRPVLGLAELPPFLSAAHVRDFHHQLYQPENMTIVLVGDLTHEQAIDLVHRHCDWPHTPASRDLLSSPSPLNPVDQRRYHAMETPGIDQARLTIAWLGPGVTEKEQGYGFDLLSVILTGGRTSRLVSDLLEQRGWIYDVHSEFFLQREGGCFTISVWLDPKYLEVVETVIREHMYQLGEIPIPEVELHRCQQLVVNDFIFGTEMVNQLAGLYGYYSILGELEQAFTYPRLIQAIDPKTLQTLAQKYLSPSHYAITTLQPCSY; this comes from the coding sequence ATGTGGTTTAATCACAATCCTGCTAAGCGTTGGCAGCCTGTCCAGACCAGAGGGGCAGCCCATCCCGTCAATCAAACTTGTTTAGAGAATGGATTAACGGTTCTGCATCAATACCTACCGTTCACGCCAGTCGTGACCGTTGATATTTGGGTCAATGCAGGGGTCACCAGGGAGCCTGAGGCAGTACCTGGATTGGCTCATGTTTTAGAGCATATGATTTTCAAGGGTACTGAAACCGTCTCACCCCAAGAATTTGATCGGCTGCTGGAGTGCCAGGGTGGAATAGTCAATGCGGCCACGGGCTATGATTATGCTCATTTCTACATGGTGACCTTAGCAGATCAGCTTGAACCTTGCTTTGCACAGCTGGCTGAACTTTTAATCCATGCAGCGGTTCCTGAAGCTGAATTTAAGCAGGAACAAGAAATCATCCGTACAGAAATTGATCAAGCCTATGACAATCCCGACTGGGTAGTCTATCAATCGGTGCGTCAACTCGTCTTTCCCAACCATCCCTATGGGCGTCCAGTGCTGGGTTTGGCAGAATTGCCCCCGTTTCTCTCTGCGGCCCATGTACGGGACTTTCACCATCAGCTTTATCAGCCCGAGAATATGACGATCGTCTTGGTGGGCGATCTGACCCATGAACAAGCCATAGACCTGGTACATCGGCATTGTGATTGGCCCCATACCCCTGCTTCTAGAGACCTGCTGTCATCCCCCAGCCCTCTGAACCCTGTGGACCAACGCCGTTACCATGCCATGGAAACCCCAGGGATCGACCAAGCCCGGTTGACCATAGCCTGGTTAGGACCGGGTGTAACCGAGAAAGAACAGGGGTATGGATTTGACCTATTGTCGGTGATATTAACTGGAGGACGCACATCTCGGTTGGTCTCAGATTTATTAGAACAACGAGGCTGGATTTATGATGTCCACAGTGAATTTTTTCTGCAGCGAGAAGGGGGATGTTTCACAATCTCTGTTTGGCTAGATCCGAAGTATCTAGAGGTGGTAGAAACGGTCATTCGTGAGCATATGTATCAGTTGGGGGAAATCCCCATTCCAGAGGTCGAGCTGCATCGATGTCAGCAATTGGTGGTCAACGACTTTATCTTTGGGACAGAAATGGTCAATCAGTTGGCCGGATTATATGGGTATTACAGTATATTGGGCGAATTGGAACAAGCCTTTACCTATCCACGGCTGATTCAGGCCATTGACCCCAAAACCTTGCAAACGCTTGCCCAAAAATACCTTTCCCCTAGCCACTACGCGATTACTACGTTGCAACCCTGCTCTTATTGA
- a CDS encoding tyrosine-protein kinase domain-containing protein produces MKPSPNSKMTRLQRLETVKETPTPALTLLPQSFQAGVEEEGGLNLGQLFGAIRRRFPVVVLVTAAVAVSTLYWSRTRPSSYQGQFRILIEPVTAESEVVSSLSGNNTSVQDQGLGNSQASQTVLDYPTQIQILLSPQILQPIADKLSPQYPNLSYKKLAKNLTIERVAENKAPTKILSVSLDAADPESAKVIAAEVAQQYTDYSVSERQTNLGRAIQFVDRELPKAEGQVRQFEQLLQRFREQYQLLDPATFGGQVSSQAGAIQGQLAENQIQLMETRQLYTTLQQQLKLTPSGAEAATVLTESPSYQKLRTQLQEIESQLAIRSAELTSNHPEVVDLREQRNKLLPLINQAARNSLGRNLSSTIPDTAALPYQNSLRKGMSQQFVDASVQLQVLEAKRQGILRAQTSLQQKMGQLPAITRQYENLQRKLQIANDTYRKFLEKREELLINAARNEVPWELLGEPNVATITDANLPRDLALGTMLGLLLGVGIAILLDRTNDAIHSLQDLRAELKRPILGIIPQQKQLEETPFLSSEGDFLKSEMGLALLEQKEQPSLLNNEQFSLASLSNFANNKKASEYSYSPFLEAFRSLYSQLHLLNPDLPISSLVISSCSPQEGKSTTSMHLAQAAAAMGRRVLLVDADLRAPSLSRVLNLPNSPGLSDLMATEGNLQSTIHPLPGTENLFVLTAGMLPSDPTRILASQKMQKLMGVFAEQFDLIIYDCPPLNLADPTIIAPQTDGLMVVAHLGSVPRSLLKESLRMLEIAQIPILGVVANGIKN; encoded by the coding sequence ATGAAACCTAGCCCTAACTCAAAAATGACGAGACTACAGCGACTGGAGACCGTTAAGGAAACTCCTACTCCAGCGCTAACTCTTCTTCCTCAATCTTTTCAAGCAGGTGTAGAAGAAGAAGGAGGTCTGAATCTTGGCCAGCTTTTTGGGGCTATTCGTCGGCGCTTCCCCGTGGTCGTTTTAGTGACCGCTGCTGTTGCCGTTTCAACTTTATATTGGAGCCGGACGCGACCATCTTCTTACCAAGGTCAATTTCGCATCCTGATTGAGCCTGTCACGGCTGAAAGTGAGGTTGTGTCTTCACTTAGCGGCAACAATACCTCAGTTCAGGATCAAGGCTTAGGAAACTCTCAGGCTTCCCAAACGGTTCTGGATTATCCTACACAGATCCAAATCCTTCTGAGTCCTCAAATTCTCCAGCCCATTGCGGACAAATTGAGCCCTCAGTATCCCAACTTGTCTTACAAAAAGTTGGCAAAAAATTTAACCATTGAGCGAGTTGCTGAGAACAAAGCTCCAACCAAAATCTTGTCAGTTAGCCTTGATGCTGCCGATCCTGAGTCTGCGAAAGTTATTGCCGCTGAAGTGGCTCAGCAATATACAGACTACAGTGTCAGTGAACGACAAACAAATTTGGGCAGAGCGATTCAGTTTGTTGATCGAGAACTCCCTAAAGCTGAGGGCCAAGTCCGTCAGTTTGAGCAACTTTTGCAGCGGTTCCGTGAACAATATCAGCTCCTCGACCCTGCGACCTTCGGTGGGCAGGTTTCCTCTCAAGCTGGTGCCATTCAAGGCCAATTAGCTGAAAACCAAATTCAGCTCATGGAGACTCGGCAGCTGTATACAACATTGCAACAGCAACTGAAACTGACTCCATCAGGTGCTGAAGCTGCAACTGTTCTGACCGAATCGCCCAGCTATCAGAAATTGCGGACGCAATTGCAAGAAATTGAGTCTCAACTCGCCATTCGGTCGGCGGAACTCACCAGTAATCACCCTGAAGTCGTAGATTTACGAGAACAGCGTAATAAGCTGTTGCCTTTAATCAACCAGGCGGCCCGCAATAGCCTAGGCCGAAATTTGTCCAGTACGATTCCTGATACGGCAGCACTCCCTTATCAAAACTCCCTCCGGAAGGGGATGAGTCAGCAATTTGTTGATGCTTCGGTACAGCTGCAAGTTTTAGAAGCAAAACGACAGGGGATTCTGAGAGCCCAAACGTCTCTTCAACAGAAAATGGGGCAACTGCCTGCCATTACCCGCCAATACGAAAATCTGCAGCGGAAACTGCAGATTGCCAATGATACGTATCGCAAATTTCTGGAGAAGCGAGAAGAACTCTTAATTAATGCTGCGAGAAATGAGGTGCCCTGGGAGTTATTAGGGGAGCCTAATGTAGCAACTATTACCGATGCTAATCTACCGCGTGACTTGGCTTTAGGCACTATGCTGGGGCTCTTACTCGGTGTTGGCATTGCAATTCTTCTTGACAGAACCAATGATGCCATACACTCCTTGCAGGATCTTCGAGCTGAATTAAAGCGTCCTATCCTAGGTATCATCCCTCAGCAAAAGCAGCTAGAAGAAACTCCCTTTCTGTCTTCGGAAGGTGACTTCCTTAAGAGTGAAATGGGACTCGCTCTGCTTGAGCAAAAGGAACAGCCTTCATTGCTGAATAACGAGCAATTCTCTTTGGCTAGTTTGAGTAACTTTGCCAATAACAAGAAAGCCTCAGAGTACTCCTATTCACCGTTCTTGGAGGCCTTCCGCTCCCTTTACTCTCAATTGCACCTCCTTAATCCTGACTTACCGATTTCTTCTCTGGTTATTTCATCCTGCTCACCCCAGGAAGGGAAATCGACTACCTCGATGCACCTTGCTCAGGCGGCAGCAGCCATGGGAAGAAGAGTCTTGTTGGTCGATGCTGATTTGCGGGCTCCCAGTCTTAGCCGCGTTCTCAATTTACCCAACAGCCCTGGATTGAGTGATCTGATGGCAACGGAAGGCAATCTTCAGTCCACGATTCATCCACTACCGGGTACAGAGAACCTCTTTGTCCTGACGGCAGGGATGTTGCCGTCCGATCCGACTCGCATCTTGGCATCTCAAAAGATGCAGAAGCTGATGGGCGTGTTTGCTGAACAGTTTGATTTAATCATTTACGACTGCCCACCCTTAAACCTCGCGGATCCAACGATTATTGCGCCTCAAACAGATGGCTTAATGGTGGTTGCACATCTAGGGAGTGTTCCCAGAAGCCTCCTGAAGGAAAGTCTCCGCATGCTAGAAATTGCTCAAATTCCTATCTTGGGCGTTGTTGCCAACGGGATTAAGAACTAA
- the sipA gene encoding regulatory protein SipA — translation MSESIDIGDRIRIVSLPPYVKTAEPMPMLRPPDVIHVGEEGTVLSREPGDYWSVRMENGAYLLSSQYLEKVDSAD, via the coding sequence ATGTCTGAATCTATTGATATTGGCGATCGCATTCGCATTGTCTCCCTCCCACCCTATGTCAAAACCGCTGAGCCGATGCCGATGTTACGGCCTCCAGATGTGATCCATGTGGGTGAAGAAGGTACAGTCCTCAGTCGAGAACCAGGTGATTACTGGAGTGTGCGCATGGAGAATGGGGCTTATTTACTCAGTAGTCAATATTTAGAAAAAGTAGACTCCGCCGATTAG
- a CDS encoding pitrilysin family protein encodes MLPLPSPITSVPVTSGLLCQKFALANGLVVLITENPIADIVSARIFVGAGNTREPLGQAGVAYLMAATLTKGTHRLSSAEIAEQVESVGASLGVERAPDYFLLSLKTVSEDFLDILSLAAELLQYPSFPASEVELEKKLALQSIRAQQEQPFTLALKGLRHSLFPPGHPYIQTGPGDPDQIAQLQPADLHQYHQTYFRPDNMVISLSGNLKAFEAVQYCQQVFGDWPVPEQPLLPPDGLQPVEAMAASMGSSSNISITTQPSQQSIVMLGHLAPSVQEPDYAALKLLYTYLCSGLSSRLFVELREKQGLAYEVSGFYPTRLGPSHFVVYLGTAADNTAIALAKLQAEIDRLSQQPLATEELETAKSKLLGQYVLGKQSNAQLAHLMGWYEALGLGIHYDQNFPKQIASLDVEAVYQAACQHLQQSHISLVGSDTAVQPWLAPS; translated from the coding sequence ATGCTGCCTCTTCCCTCTCCCATTACTTCAGTTCCCGTCACTTCAGGGTTACTCTGCCAGAAGTTTGCGTTAGCCAATGGGCTGGTGGTGCTGATCACAGAGAACCCCATTGCTGATATTGTTTCGGCTCGCATTTTTGTCGGGGCAGGCAATACTCGTGAACCCTTGGGGCAGGCTGGAGTAGCCTATTTGATGGCGGCCACCCTCACCAAAGGGACGCACCGATTGTCCTCGGCTGAAATTGCCGAACAGGTGGAATCGGTCGGGGCCAGTTTAGGGGTAGAACGAGCGCCTGACTACTTCTTGCTCAGCCTGAAAACCGTGTCTGAGGATTTCTTAGATATCCTGTCCCTGGCGGCTGAGTTACTTCAATATCCGTCTTTCCCAGCATCTGAAGTAGAGTTGGAAAAGAAGCTGGCTCTACAGTCCATTCGTGCTCAGCAAGAGCAGCCCTTCACCTTAGCCCTGAAGGGACTCAGACACTCCCTTTTTCCCCCAGGCCATCCCTATATTCAAACAGGGCCAGGAGACCCTGACCAGATTGCTCAGCTTCAACCTGCAGATCTGCACCAGTATCATCAGACCTATTTCCGGCCTGACAATATGGTGATTAGTCTCTCAGGTAATCTGAAGGCTTTTGAGGCAGTGCAATATTGCCAGCAAGTATTTGGAGATTGGCCAGTCCCTGAGCAGCCATTGCTTCCGCCGGATGGGTTACAGCCAGTGGAAGCAATGGCTGCCTCGATGGGATCTAGCTCAAATATTTCCATAACGACGCAACCGAGCCAGCAGAGTATTGTCATGTTGGGGCATCTCGCCCCTTCAGTGCAGGAGCCAGACTATGCTGCTCTGAAGCTGCTGTATACCTATCTTTGTAGCGGTCTGTCTAGTCGTTTGTTTGTGGAGCTGCGAGAAAAGCAGGGACTCGCCTATGAAGTTTCGGGATTCTATCCCACTCGATTAGGGCCATCGCATTTTGTCGTGTATTTGGGGACGGCTGCGGATAATACTGCGATCGCACTGGCGAAACTCCAAGCTGAAATTGATCGCCTCAGCCAACAGCCCCTGGCAACCGAAGAGCTAGAAACAGCCAAGAGTAAGCTCCTAGGACAATATGTCTTGGGCAAACAAAGTAATGCTCAATTGGCTCATCTGATGGGCTGGTACGAAGCCTTGGGATTAGGTATTCACTATGATCAGAATTTCCCCAAACAGATTGCCAGTTTAGATGTTGAAGCCGTCTATCAGGCTGCTTGTCAGCACCTACAGCAATCCCATATTTCCTTGGTTGGGTCGGACACTGCTGTGCAACCGTGGCTAGCTCCCTCCTAA
- the crtE gene encoding geranylgeranyl diphosphate synthase CrtE, translating into MISAENPQKTSSTQDLSGSTPSNFNLVDYLSQRRELVEAALDASIPVVYPEKIYEAMRYSLMAGGKRLRPILCLAACELAGGTIEMAMPTACALEMIHTMSLIHDDLPAMDNDDFRRGKPTNHKKYGEDIAILAGDGLLAYAYEHVAIQTQQVPPEQVLKVVARLGHAVAATGLVGGQVVDLESEGAEDVTLSTLNFIHAHKTGALLEASVLSGAELAGADQELLDRCSKYARNIGLAFQIIDDVLDVTATSEKLGKTAGKDVEAQKATYPSLWGIPESKRQAQHLIEEAKAELAVYGDQSAPLQALADFITSRQS; encoded by the coding sequence ATGATATCCGCTGAAAACCCTCAGAAAACCTCATCTACCCAAGATTTGTCTGGTTCAACCCCCTCCAATTTCAACCTTGTAGACTATCTCTCTCAGCGGCGAGAACTGGTGGAGGCCGCGTTAGATGCCTCTATTCCCGTGGTCTACCCCGAAAAAATTTATGAGGCGATGCGGTACTCCTTAATGGCGGGAGGAAAGCGTCTCCGACCTATTTTATGCTTGGCGGCTTGTGAACTGGCTGGTGGCACCATTGAGATGGCAATGCCCACAGCTTGTGCCCTAGAAATGATCCATACGATGTCACTGATTCATGACGATCTACCCGCCATGGATAACGATGACTTTCGTCGGGGCAAGCCCACCAACCACAAGAAATATGGCGAAGATATCGCCATTCTGGCAGGCGATGGGTTGTTGGCCTATGCCTATGAGCATGTAGCGATTCAGACCCAGCAGGTTCCGCCAGAACAGGTTTTGAAGGTCGTTGCCCGTCTGGGACATGCGGTGGCTGCTACGGGTTTAGTGGGGGGCCAAGTCGTTGATTTAGAGTCCGAGGGAGCGGAAGATGTCACCCTCTCGACTTTGAACTTTATCCATGCCCATAAAACCGGGGCATTGCTAGAAGCGTCGGTTTTATCGGGAGCAGAACTGGCAGGTGCGGATCAAGAACTCTTGGATCGATGCTCCAAATATGCCCGCAATATCGGTCTTGCATTCCAAATTATTGACGATGTATTGGATGTGACGGCAACCAGTGAAAAGCTAGGAAAAACGGCAGGCAAAGATGTAGAAGCCCAGAAAGCGACTTACCCCAGTCTCTGGGGCATTCCAGAGTCAAAGCGACAAGCCCAACATCTGATTGAAGAAGCGAAAGCAGAGCTAGCCGTTTATGGTGATCAATCGGCTCCATTACAGGCTCTGGCTGATTTTATTACTTCTCGTCAATCCTAG
- a CDS encoding divergent PAP2 family protein, with protein sequence MQDFGNIINNQVLLVSLAASLLAQSLKIIIDLAQNGKINFRVLVETGGMPSSHSASVTTLATCVGQVHGWDSTEFAIATVFAIIVMYDAAGVRQAAGKQAKVLNQIVDEMFQEHPEFNEDRLKELLGHTPVQVIVGSILGVGIAILLGPAGLLF encoded by the coding sequence ATGCAGGATTTTGGCAATATTATCAACAACCAGGTTTTGCTGGTTTCCTTGGCAGCAAGTTTGCTGGCCCAAAGCCTCAAGATCATTATTGATCTCGCTCAAAACGGCAAAATCAATTTCCGGGTACTGGTAGAAACAGGAGGCATGCCCAGTTCCCATTCAGCGTCGGTGACGACCTTGGCCACCTGTGTGGGGCAAGTCCATGGATGGGATAGTACGGAATTTGCGATCGCAACGGTTTTTGCCATCATCGTCATGTATGATGCAGCCGGCGTGCGCCAGGCAGCAGGCAAGCAGGCCAAGGTCCTCAATCAGATTGTGGATGAAATGTTTCAAGAGCATCCCGAATTTAATGAAGACCGTCTCAAGGAACTTCTGGGCCATACGCCTGTACAAGTGATTGTGGGCTCGATCTTAGGCGTGGGTATTGCTATCCTGCTCGGTCCAGCGGGGTTGCTATTCTAA
- the folD gene encoding bifunctional methylenetetrahydrofolate dehydrogenase/methenyltetrahydrofolate cyclohydrolase FolD, with amino-acid sequence MPVESSKLLDGKGLAQKIQGELTAQIQILQAEIGRPPGLAVLMVGDNPASAAYVRNKERACERLGIASFGHHFPTEVAFDEVKQTIHDLNANPQVDGILVQLPLPPHLDSTALLYEIDPDKDVDGLHPLSLGRLVRGESGLRSCTPAGVMRLLAAYDVELSGKHAVVIGRSILVGKPVSLMLLAANATVTMAHSRTPDLAAVTRTADVLVAAVGKPGLITADMVKPGAVVIDVGISRQEVEGKARLVGDVEFASVQPQSSLITPVPGGVGPMTVSMLLENTVWSYRQRHKGSYNS; translated from the coding sequence ATGCCTGTTGAGTCTTCCAAGCTGCTGGATGGCAAGGGACTAGCCCAAAAAATTCAAGGGGAGCTGACCGCCCAAATCCAAATTTTGCAAGCCGAAATAGGTCGTCCGCCCGGATTAGCTGTTCTGATGGTGGGAGATAACCCGGCGAGTGCAGCCTATGTTCGCAATAAAGAGCGGGCCTGCGAACGGCTAGGGATTGCTTCTTTTGGTCATCATTTCCCTACAGAGGTGGCCTTTGATGAAGTGAAGCAAACGATTCATGACTTAAATGCTAATCCTCAAGTCGATGGCATTCTGGTGCAGTTGCCCTTGCCCCCCCATTTAGATTCCACGGCCCTACTCTACGAGATCGATCCGGATAAAGATGTGGATGGTTTACATCCCTTAAGTTTAGGACGACTGGTGCGTGGTGAGTCTGGGTTGCGCAGCTGTACCCCCGCAGGGGTGATGCGATTGTTAGCTGCCTATGATGTTGAGTTGTCAGGTAAGCATGCGGTGGTCATTGGCCGCAGTATTTTGGTGGGCAAACCTGTATCTCTGATGCTGTTGGCAGCCAATGCCACAGTGACGATGGCCCATTCTCGCACCCCTGATTTAGCCGCTGTTACCCGCACTGCTGACGTGTTGGTGGCGGCTGTCGGCAAGCCAGGACTGATTACGGCAGATATGGTCAAACCTGGGGCTGTCGTAATTGATGTGGGGATTAGCCGACAAGAGGTTGAGGGTAAAGCCCGATTAGTGGGGGATGTAGAGTTTGCCTCAGTTCAGCCTCAAAGTTCATTGATTACTCCTGTACCGGGGGGCGTGGGTCCGATGACTGTATCCATGCTTTTGGAGAATACGGTGTGGAGTTATAGGCAACGGCACAAAGGATCATACAATAGTTGA
- the thrB gene encoding homoserine kinase, translated as MSNIQTLTLQVPATTANIGPGFDCLGAALSLYNRFQFTRLPDHSESPIIRATGTGADQLPTDAQNLVYRAFAATYQHLGQTPPAIEIDIHLDIPQARGLGSSATAIIAGLIGANELAHQPLGQSELLQLAIDLEGHPDNVVPALVGGCCLAAKDLDDKWQVCPIDWSPEVVPIVAIPDFELKTDLARNALPETCGYGDAIFNMAHLGFLMKGLEQADPTLLKTALDDKLHQPYRLKLIPGFAEAYKAALDAGAYGLVISGAGPTLLALGDSETADAIASAIRNQWQTANLSVKTQVLSLDRQGAIAQST; from the coding sequence ATGTCGAATATACAAACACTAACCCTCCAGGTCCCTGCGACTACAGCCAATATTGGTCCAGGCTTCGACTGTTTAGGGGCAGCCCTCTCTCTCTACAATCGTTTTCAATTTACCCGTCTTCCAGATCATTCTGAATCGCCCATCATCCGGGCTACAGGAACTGGTGCTGATCAACTCCCGACAGATGCCCAAAACCTGGTCTATCGAGCATTTGCGGCCACGTATCAGCATCTAGGTCAAACACCACCCGCCATCGAAATTGATATCCATTTAGATATTCCCCAAGCGAGAGGATTAGGCAGCTCCGCCACAGCCATTATTGCGGGTCTGATAGGAGCCAATGAACTGGCCCACCAACCTTTAGGCCAATCAGAATTACTGCAGCTAGCCATTGACCTAGAAGGCCACCCAGATAATGTCGTACCTGCCCTGGTGGGAGGTTGCTGTCTCGCCGCCAAAGACTTGGATGACAAATGGCAAGTCTGCCCGATAGATTGGTCCCCCGAGGTGGTTCCCATTGTCGCCATACCGGACTTTGAACTAAAGACCGATCTGGCTCGCAATGCTCTACCCGAGACCTGTGGGTATGGTGATGCGATTTTTAATATGGCTCATCTCGGCTTTTTGATGAAAGGGTTAGAGCAAGCCGATCCAACCCTCCTCAAAACGGCCCTTGATGATAAATTGCACCAACCCTATCGGCTGAAGCTAATTCCTGGATTTGCAGAGGCTTATAAGGCTGCCCTAGATGCTGGGGCCTACGGCCTGGTCATCAGTGGGGCTGGTCCGACCCTTTTGGCACTGGGTGATAGCGAAACGGCAGATGCGATCGCATCTGCCATCCGCAACCAGTGGCAAACAGCCAACCTTTCAGTAAAAACTCAGGTTCTAAGTCTAGATAGACAAGGCGCTATCGCTCAATCCACCTAA